The following are from one region of the Euzebya sp. genome:
- the hisE gene encoding phosphoribosyl-ATP diphosphatase, which translates to MADLLTDLESLLRSRKAERPEGSYSATLVTDPVAVQRKIMEEAFEVCLELGAPTVDRDRAASEAADLVFHLLAGLVGAGVSWDQVVAELADRRR; encoded by the coding sequence ATGGCCGACCTGCTGACCGACCTCGAGTCCCTCCTGCGCTCACGCAAGGCCGAGCGACCCGAGGGCTCGTACTCGGCGACCCTGGTCACCGACCCCGTCGCGGTCCAGCGGAAGATCATGGAGGAGGCGTTCGAGGTCTGCCTCGAGCTGGGCGCGCCCACCGTGGACCGCGACCGCGCCGCCTCCGAGGCCGCCGACCTGGTGTTCCACCTCCTCGCCGGCCTGGTCGGCGCCGGGGTGTCCTGGGACCAGGTCGTCGCCGAGCTCGCCGACCGCCGTCGCTGA
- the hisG gene encoding ATP phosphoribosyltransferase: MNAIPARRPNGGRARIAVPSKGRLRDEALKLLSTAGYPTSGLRGSGSMAYAGEALELIEMRPRDAAAALSAGALHGAFIATDIAMEHDLTDLTSRPLGYARSSLVVASRDDDGRRDHTDLAGGVVATHMPNLTEAFFAAEGIDVRVVAMGGSLEGVCAAGLADAIVDNSETGTSLRQNRLRVLTVIEECEAEFVHRPGLKALEDLELRLEAALTARQHRYVMLHIPRDRIDDLVDLFHGLESPTVLPLAGREDLAAVHFVARNGELWERLVDLRAIGASDIVATQPVALLE; encoded by the coding sequence ATGAACGCCATCCCTGCCCGCAGGCCCAACGGCGGGCGCGCCCGCATCGCCGTCCCCTCCAAGGGGCGCCTCCGCGACGAGGCGCTGAAGCTGCTGTCGACCGCCGGCTACCCGACCTCCGGCCTGCGGGGCTCGGGGTCGATGGCCTACGCCGGCGAGGCGCTCGAGCTGATCGAGATGCGCCCCCGCGACGCGGCCGCCGCGCTGTCCGCCGGTGCGCTGCACGGGGCGTTCATCGCCACCGACATCGCGATGGAGCACGACCTGACCGACCTGACCTCCCGGCCCCTCGGCTACGCGCGGTCGAGCCTGGTCGTCGCCAGCCGCGACGACGACGGGCGTCGTGACCACACCGACCTCGCCGGCGGGGTCGTCGCCACGCACATGCCGAACCTCACCGAGGCGTTCTTCGCCGCCGAGGGCATCGACGTCCGCGTCGTGGCGATGGGCGGCTCGCTCGAGGGGGTCTGCGCCGCCGGCCTCGCCGACGCGATCGTCGACAACTCAGAGACCGGCACGTCCCTGCGACAGAACCGCCTGCGCGTCCTCACGGTGATCGAGGAGTGCGAGGCCGAGTTCGTGCACCGACCCGGCCTCAAGGCGCTCGAGGACCTCGAGCTGCGCCTCGAGGCCGCCCTGACCGCCCGCCAGCACCGCTACGTCATGCTCCACATCCCCCGGGACCGGATCGACGACCTCGTCGACCTGTTCCACGGCCTCGAGTCCCCGACCGTCCTGCCCCTGGCCGGGCGCGAGGACCTCGCCGCCGTCCACTTCGTCGCCCGCAACGGCGAGCTGTGGGAGCGGCTGGTGGATCTCCGCGCCATCGGGGCCTCCGACATCGTGGCCACCCAACCCGTCGCACTGCTCGAGTAG
- a CDS encoding cell wall-binding repeat-containing protein, giving the protein MPRSLAGPAVIVLSLLALVAALLAVGASDASAQGGFARPDGDEVFQQGTEKPPPPLIVNTEEDSYDGECDPIDAAEAECSIRDAIHEANDVRGGHDTITFADGIDHIVLTRTGDGGVDQGDLDITQAVAIIDAEGVVLDASGLQTQFTGGDAGPDRVMHVSHPLSPVVNFAGTSPVDLVGLTLQGGSGVASGGGLLVDEGTWVEGTSLTLRDNSAGVGGGAAVQGRLTLTGSTVEGNSAIAYGGGLYTINGTVELVNSTVTLNVASDGGGLTADTDLASATLVLVHATVLDNEAVGISSFAGLTERADNILAFAGGSDDAVNLTANYSVIQTDGPNSNCRFLTDNGTVTVEGAANATNDESCELDASGNVVDVTNTFGPLADNGGLTRTRALLAGSEAIDAIDVTSVPGFAQGTGSCAVELDQRGVSRPQDGPDADTTPECDRGAFEFVPQPSNPENPGSTPTPQPEPTIPPVQVNIDRCGGETRTETATECSEETFPDGADAVVLARADDFPDAQAGAPLAVELGAPILLTQTDVLSTPTADEIERLLEPGGTVYLLGGTEAISQAVEDELIALGYEVIRYGGENRYATAVVIATEGLGSPGTALIADGGTFTDAIAAGAAAVVAGDSDFAQDEVGAAVLLTAPDGMPAETAAYLAEAKPDEVIAIGDRAGEVAGTEEIVTGDTPAALSVAVAERFFTDPAAVGIATDAVFVDALTGSSIVGNPSVGPGPMLFTDPEELSPEVEAYLVATAEAIDRSIIFGGIEAVSTAVEDAIIAALGGDAAP; this is encoded by the coding sequence ATGCCCAGGAGCCTCGCTGGCCCTGCCGTCATCGTCCTGTCCCTGCTCGCACTGGTCGCCGCGCTGCTCGCGGTCGGCGCGTCGGATGCCTCGGCCCAGGGTGGCTTCGCGCGTCCTGACGGCGACGAGGTCTTCCAGCAGGGGACGGAGAAGCCGCCGCCTCCACTCATCGTGAACACCGAGGAGGACTCGTACGACGGGGAGTGCGATCCGATCGACGCTGCCGAGGCGGAGTGCTCCATCCGCGATGCCATCCATGAGGCCAACGACGTGCGGGGCGGCCACGACACGATCACCTTCGCGGATGGGATCGACCACATCGTGTTGACGCGCACCGGCGACGGTGGGGTCGACCAGGGAGATCTCGACATCACCCAGGCGGTCGCAATCATCGACGCGGAGGGAGTCGTCCTCGATGCGTCCGGGTTGCAGACGCAGTTCACGGGCGGCGACGCCGGTCCAGACCGCGTGATGCACGTCTCGCACCCTCTCTCGCCGGTCGTGAACTTCGCGGGTACATCACCCGTCGACCTGGTGGGGTTGACCCTGCAAGGCGGGTCGGGCGTCGCCAGTGGTGGGGGGTTGCTCGTCGACGAGGGGACATGGGTGGAAGGCACCTCGCTCACGTTGCGAGACAACAGCGCCGGCGTCGGCGGCGGGGCCGCGGTGCAGGGCCGCCTCACGTTGACCGGGAGCACGGTGGAAGGGAACTCCGCCATCGCGTACGGCGGTGGCCTGTACACCATCAACGGGACGGTGGAACTGGTGAACTCCACCGTCACCCTCAACGTGGCGAGCGATGGAGGGGGGCTCACGGCCGACACGGACCTCGCCAGCGCGACGCTTGTGCTGGTCCACGCGACGGTCCTGGACAACGAAGCAGTCGGAATCTCCTCCTTCGCGGGCTTGACAGAGCGGGCGGACAACATCCTCGCGTTCGCCGGCGGCTCCGATGACGCCGTGAACCTGACCGCGAACTACTCCGTCATCCAGACCGACGGACCGAACAGTAACTGCAGGTTCTTGACCGACAACGGGACCGTGACAGTCGAGGGTGCAGCCAACGCGACCAATGACGAGAGCTGTGAGCTCGACGCTTCAGGGAATGTCGTCGATGTCACGAACACCTTCGGTCCGCTCGCAGACAACGGGGGTTTGACCCGGACCAGGGCTCTGCTCGCGGGTTCAGAGGCGATCGACGCGATCGACGTGACTTCAGTTCCGGGCTTCGCGCAGGGGACGGGATCGTGTGCCGTCGAACTGGATCAGCGCGGTGTGAGTCGTCCCCAGGACGGGCCGGACGCTGACACCACCCCGGAGTGCGACCGCGGCGCGTTCGAGTTCGTGCCGCAGCCCAGCAACCCGGAGAACCCCGGCAGCACGCCAACTCCCCAGCCCGAGCCCACGATCCCGCCGGTGCAGGTGAACATCGACCGGTGTGGTGGGGAGACGCGGACCGAGACGGCCACGGAGTGCTCGGAGGAGACGTTCCCCGACGGCGCGGACGCGGTGGTCCTGGCGCGGGCGGACGACTTCCCCGACGCCCAGGCCGGTGCGCCGCTCGCGGTCGAGCTGGGCGCGCCGATCCTCCTCACCCAGACCGACGTGCTGTCCACGCCGACCGCTGACGAGATCGAGCGGCTGCTCGAGCCCGGCGGGACCGTGTACCTCCTCGGCGGCACCGAGGCGATCAGCCAGGCCGTCGAGGACGAGCTGATCGCGCTCGGCTACGAGGTCATCCGCTACGGCGGGGAGAACCGGTACGCCACCGCGGTGGTGATCGCGACCGAGGGGCTCGGCTCCCCGGGCACGGCGCTGATCGCCGACGGCGGCACGTTCACCGACGCGATCGCGGCGGGTGCGGCGGCGGTGGTGGCCGGCGACTCCGACTTCGCCCAGGACGAGGTCGGCGCCGCAGTGCTGCTCACCGCACCGGACGGGATGCCGGCGGAGACCGCGGCCTACCTGGCGGAGGCCAAGCCGGACGAGGTCATCGCGATCGGCGACCGCGCCGGCGAGGTCGCCGGCACCGAGGAGATCGTGACCGGTGACACCCCCGCTGCGCTCTCGGTCGCAGTTGCCGAGCGGTTCTTCACCGACCCCGCCGCGGTGGGCATCGCGACCGACGCGGTGTTCGTCGACGCGCTGACGGGTTCGTCGATCGTGGGCAACCCGTCGGTGGGTCCGGGCCCGATGCTGTTCACCGATCCCGAGGAGCTGTCCCCGGAGGTGGAGGCCTACCTGGTCGCCACGGCCGAGGCGATCGACCGGAGCATCATCTTCGGCGGCATCGAGGCGGTCAGCACGGCGGTCGAGGACGCGATCATCGCCGCCCTCGGCGGGGACGCCGCACCCTGA
- a CDS encoding DUF6297 family protein: MTGDAAGDGDVPDEDLSRPDAPMVRAWLQELRTRDAARRTLSDQLYRLYVWLALIGVPAGWLIAQALAADPAAGSVQDAIRDDLATWLPAGLVLVGLLALRLGTWRGPVVFDDADLTWLLSAPVPRGDLIRPRLIRGLAWTAGLGVVGGVVLWVVLVAELDVPPLPLLAACTSSGALVGALAAAGSWAVECRPTLARAVLRATPLVLAAVVGLALVTDELVGVAARWSGPWGWATAPVQAAAGADVAGWPIAVALLTLVTAIAVVASLQTAGSPTFEELRRRAGTARAVATGVFWMDVGAVTAARRLAVSALVGRRLRRMPVRPRRALVVPWIGAAVLLRGPWLWGRAVLLLAVGSTAGWAASSATSDELTARFAWAAVAVVCGYGAASALVEPLKVEASQRFGIRQLGRSARAVLLAHLVLPGVVLAVMAAAAGAVTAAVAGGGEVAWVAALGVAAVVPSTVVAAAYAALREPPDPTVILLYGETGIAMYASQSMVGPGAALVVGLVPVASFAGAVDGGVSPGSALVTAGTTALALGGVAVVLLRQWLGSRA; encoded by the coding sequence GTGACGGGCGACGCAGCGGGGGACGGCGACGTCCCCGACGAGGACCTCTCCCGCCCCGACGCCCCGATGGTGCGGGCCTGGCTGCAGGAGCTGCGCACCCGGGACGCCGCACGGCGCACGCTCTCGGACCAGCTGTACCGCCTCTACGTCTGGCTCGCGCTGATCGGCGTCCCGGCCGGCTGGTTGATCGCCCAGGCGCTGGCGGCCGATCCCGCGGCCGGCTCGGTGCAGGACGCGATCCGCGACGACCTCGCGACGTGGCTGCCGGCAGGGCTGGTGCTCGTCGGTCTGCTGGCCCTCCGGCTCGGCACCTGGCGGGGGCCGGTCGTCTTCGACGATGCCGATCTCACGTGGCTGCTCAGCGCCCCCGTGCCGCGAGGTGACCTCATCCGCCCGCGCCTGATCCGCGGGCTGGCGTGGACCGCTGGCCTCGGGGTCGTGGGCGGCGTCGTGCTGTGGGTGGTGCTGGTCGCCGAGCTCGACGTCCCTCCCCTCCCCCTCCTGGCGGCCTGCACGTCGAGTGGTGCGCTGGTCGGCGCGCTGGCGGCGGCTGGGTCGTGGGCGGTCGAGTGCCGGCCCACGCTCGCCAGGGCCGTGCTGCGGGCCACCCCGCTGGTGCTGGCGGCGGTGGTGGGCTTGGCGCTGGTCACCGATGAGCTCGTCGGCGTGGCCGCGCGCTGGAGCGGGCCGTGGGGGTGGGCGACCGCGCCGGTGCAGGCCGCCGCCGGCGCGGACGTGGCGGGATGGCCGATCGCGGTCGCGCTCCTCACCCTGGTCACCGCGATCGCGGTCGTGGCGAGCCTGCAGACGGCGGGGTCGCCGACGTTCGAGGAGCTCCGGCGACGTGCCGGCACCGCCCGGGCCGTGGCGACCGGCGTGTTCTGGATGGACGTCGGCGCGGTGACGGCGGCCCGCCGGCTGGCCGTCAGCGCCCTGGTCGGTCGGCGGTTGCGGCGGATGCCGGTCCGGCCGCGGCGGGCGCTGGTGGTCCCGTGGATCGGCGCGGCGGTGCTCCTGCGCGGCCCGTGGCTGTGGGGGCGGGCGGTGCTGCTCCTCGCCGTCGGCTCGACGGCGGGGTGGGCGGCCTCATCGGCGACGTCAGACGAGCTGACCGCCCGCTTCGCCTGGGCCGCGGTCGCGGTGGTCTGCGGCTACGGGGCGGCGAGCGCCCTGGTGGAGCCGCTGAAGGTCGAGGCCTCCCAGCGCTTCGGCATCCGGCAGCTCGGCCGGTCGGCCCGGGCGGTGTTGCTGGCCCACCTGGTGCTGCCGGGCGTCGTCCTCGCGGTCATGGCCGCCGCTGCGGGTGCGGTGACCGCGGCGGTGGCCGGCGGCGGCGAGGTGGCGTGGGTGGCAGCCCTCGGTGTGGCCGCCGTCGTGCCCAGCACCGTCGTCGCCGCGGCCTACGCGGCCCTGCGCGAGCCCCCGGATCCCACCGTGATCCTGCTGTACGGCGAGACGGGCATCGCGATGTACGCCTCCCAGTCCATGGTCGGCCCCGGGGCCGCGCTGGTGGTGGGGCTGGTGCCGGTGGCGAGCTTCGCCGGTGCCGTCGACGGCGGCGTGTCGCCCGGCTCGGCGCTGGTGACGGCGGGGACGACCGCGCTGGCCCTGGGCGGTGTCGCAGTGGTGCTGCTGCGCCAGTGGCTCGGCTCCCGGGCCTGA
- a CDS encoding ABC transporter ATP-binding protein, producing MTEQPGAPKRKLVLRVQGLTRAYEGVTALADFDLDVARGEGVVLFGHNGSGKTTALDCIAGLLTPTGGRIRVAGADPHTEPEAAKARAATAYVDDAPIFYRDLTVAEHVELVAVAHGADLDDVDPLLDELGLAEHHDHLPHQLSAGLQQRTQLACALIRPFRLILLDEPTLRLDPAGRDVLHRRLHAVKRRGRALVFSTHRPDFASGLADRALVLSRGDVVADGPLDAVVASPEAAAIGITPT from the coding sequence GAGGGCGTCACCGCCCTGGCCGACTTCGACCTCGACGTCGCCCGCGGGGAGGGCGTCGTGCTGTTCGGCCACAACGGGTCCGGGAAGACGACCGCGCTCGACTGCATCGCGGGTCTGCTGACGCCGACCGGGGGTCGGATCCGGGTGGCCGGTGCGGACCCGCACACCGAGCCCGAGGCCGCGAAGGCCCGTGCCGCGACCGCCTACGTGGATGACGCCCCGATCTTCTACCGGGACCTGACGGTCGCCGAGCACGTGGAGCTGGTCGCGGTCGCCCACGGCGCCGATCTGGACGACGTCGACCCGCTGCTCGACGAGCTGGGGCTGGCCGAGCACCACGACCACCTCCCCCACCAGCTGTCGGCCGGTCTCCAGCAGCGCACCCAGCTCGCGTGCGCCCTGATCCGCCCCTTCCGCCTGATCCTCCTCGACGAGCCGACCCTCCGCCTGGACCCCGCCGGACGCGACGTCCTCCACCGCCGGCTGCACGCCGTCAAGCGCCGTGGCCGCGCGCTGGTCTTCAGCACGCACCGGCCGGACTTCGCGTCGGGGCTGGCGGACCGTGCGCTGGTCCTCTCGCGCGGCGACGTCGTGGCGGACGGCCCGCTCGACGCCGTCGTGGCGAGCCCCGAGGCGGCCGCGATCGGGATCACTCCGACGTGA